The proteins below are encoded in one region of Candidatus Thermoplasmatota archaeon:
- a CDS encoding VOC family protein gives MKFMFSFTGIRVQDLDRSIRFYTEVLGMKFLGRSEIPFTKGETAGLQSESTGHVLTLNWYSDRSPVAGPFKKGDELDYLTFEVRNLDKALKYLKKKGHEPVSDVAEEPDANWAYIEDPDGNWIQLFELPR, from the coding sequence ATGAAGTTCATGTTCTCGTTCACGGGAATTCGCGTTCAGGACCTCGACCGTTCGATCCGTTTCTACACGGAGGTCCTGGGTATGAAGTTCTTGGGCCGCTCGGAGATTCCGTTCACCAAGGGCGAGACCGCTGGCCTGCAGAGCGAAAGCACCGGGCATGTCCTGACGCTCAATTGGTATTCGGACAGAAGTCCGGTGGCTGGGCCGTTCAAGAAGGGGGACGAGCTGGACTATCTCACCTTCGAAGTCCGAAATCTGGACAAGGCGCTCAAGTACCTCAAGAAGAAGGGTCATGAGCCTGTCTCGGACGTGGCCGAGGAGCCAGACGCAAACTGGGCATACATCGAGGATCCTGATGGCAACTGGATACAGCTATTCGAGTTGCCCAGG